The segment TGTGCGTGGCCCCCGCCAACTCCTCCTGCCTTCAAGGCAGCCGCCTTCATTGCGGCCCCGAGGTTGATTCCAGCGTCTATGCTTGTTTTTTTTGCGCGCCCCGAGACTTTTACTTGCCCCTCCTTGTCTAAGGAAAGCGCAACCATCGGCCTGTCCCCCTTCCCGCCCATAAGCATGCCGGCCACCACGCCTATTATCCCATCATCAATAACGCCACGCCCGTCCAGAAGCCTAAACGGGCCAAAATCCTGGATGTTTTTTGCGCCGTATGTAACTCCTGCCTGCAAGTTTTTCCTGTGGGCCGCAAGAAGCCCAATCGCCTCCTGCAGCGCACCTGTCGCTCCAAGACAAACCCCTATCCCGATTTGCGGCTTGTCGTTCCTCCCACAGGCGTTTAGCAGCGTTGCAAATTCCGCGGCCTCGTATAGCTGAGGGGTATACCTGTAAATGTCCAACTGGTAACTTTCGCCAAAAAGCTCCTGTGCCACGTTTTGGCTGCGGCCCTGGCTCAACGCATCAACCAAATTTCCCACAAACTTCTTTTTTTCCTCATCGTTCAAATCATTATATGTCCGCTGCGCGCTTCCGAAAACCTGTTCCACGCCGGAACTTTCTATGATTCTTGAGCACGCCTCCTCGTTTCCGCTGATGCCAGGCAGGTAAGGGTCGTCGGCATAAAGCAAAAGCTGTTTGAGCGGCCTTGTCCCTTTTCCATAAAGTCTCAGCCCGTTGGAACGCGAGACTGTCTTGTTTTTCCCGCCAATCTCAAGTAACTTTCCATTCAGCCCGTGCAATGGCGCCTGCACGTCTCCAACAGCCCCTACCACGCCGAGCCACTCGGCCTGCCCGAAAACAAAATACGCAACCCCTGCAGCAGAAATTTCCGCGCCCCCGTCAAGCCCGTGCAACTGCGGGTTTGCCTGGAGTGTCGCAATTCCCTCGGTCTGGTGGTGGTCTATGACAACGGCATCCTTGATTTGGTCTATTGCCTTGCAGCCGCCGCCAAAATCAACAAACACAATTTCATTTTTGTCGCAAAACAGTTCATTGACAATCTGGTCGTCAAGTTTGCGCAAAGTCACCATTTTTGGGAATTTGCCGTCTTTTTTGAGGCCAAGGGCGGCTATGCTGCCGCTTGTAATCCCGTCACAATCATAATGGTGCACAATCGTCGGGCTTGTGAAGCTCCTCGCATATGCTGCAACCTCGGCGCATTTTTCAAAAAACCCCCCCTCGCCCCCCTGCATAATTATTTATAACGCTGCTGGCAATATAACACCATGAGTCTGCTTTGCAAAGCGCTCATGCTTCTTATCCTATGCTTCATTGCCCTTGTGCCAGATAACCTGCCGCTTTTTGCACAAATCCAGCAGTCGGAGTTGCAGCAGGGCCAGCCAACATTCTCTTCCGGGCAGGTTGATTTTGGCAAAGCCTGCCTTTTTGCCCAAGGCCCAATCACCTATCCAATCACGCTTCCCGAGAAGTTCGAGAGGCCGTGGAAAGATGAAAAAACTCTTCGTGAATCCACCAAACCGGACCCGTCAATTCTTTCAAAAACAAGTCCTGCATCGTTATTTTTTAGCCCGGCAAAGGCTCATGCCATGGACCTGTCGCTTGAATCGGCCCAAATAGCCTCCATGGCCACAGGGACAACCGATATTCTTGTCCAGCAAAACGGCCCAAGCGCTTCCCGCATCCGCCTTGCACTGGAAAACTCAAGAAATGCCGCGGTGTCAAAGGCAGATGCGGACAATGACCATTTGCAAATCACCTCTCTATTCAACCTTGAAGAGCTGCAGGTATTGCAGCAGCCGATTCCTTTTGAATTCAAACTTCCAATCGGGGCCATTACCCTGCTCTCCAAACTAGAAAGAAGCGAATCGTTTTTCCGCCAATACTCGTCACACTGGTCAAGTGCACTAGACAGCCAGCTCGATGCCTTGCAGGCTGCCAATGCCGCATACAACGGCGAGCTTGACGACATTTATGGAGCAGTATCCGAACTTTCCTTCATGGGTGCCTCTTCCCCCTGCTACTTTGGCAAGGCAAAGGAGCAGTATGTTGCGTCCAGTAATCTTCTTGCAGGGGCGTCAGGAAGGCAGCAAAACGATTTTTACAAAATTACCGCCGCTTTGCAAAACAAAAACGAGGGCCTGCGCCTACATCTCCAAAACCAGTACAATGTCATAGATTTTGGGGATTTTGACGTAGCCGGCAACTTCAACCTTCTTTTGCTTGGCCAGACTGCAACAGGGCAGGGCAGCGGCGCGGTGTCAGGCCAGCCGCTTCTTGAACAACTGCACCTGACTTCGCGCGCGACACGCAAGGCAGTTGAGCTGATGGCGCAGGAGGCCGAGGTGTCGCGCCAAACTGCGCTGTCGGCTTCAAAAAAAGCGCAGGAGGCTGCAAACTATTTCGATGGAAACGGAGTTGCCGAAGTTCTTGTTTATGCGGGCCTGGAAGACAACCGGCAGCTGTCTTTGGCGCGCAGTAAAATTGCCCTTGCCGATTCATATTTTATGTCGGGGCAGCAAATAACCGGGCAATCGCCAAACTGGGCGATTTCCAAAATCCATTACTTCAACGAGTCAGTGCACCTGTATTCAAATTCGGAGGCGTATTATGTTACATCGGCCCGAATCGCGGAAGACTACCTTTGGCAAAGGCGGGAAAGCCTTGCGCTGCGGCTTGTGCGCCTCAAATCAGCCTTGTCCGAAAAGCATCAGGGTTTTGCCCTTGACAAAATCAGAAGCCAGAACATCGAGGATTTGTTTGTGCAGGCGCGTGATGGTCTTGCCGATGCAAAAAAACCCGGTGCGCCTTTGTCCTGGCAACTTGAAAAGCTAAATAGCGCGCAAAGCGATATTGAGGAGGCGGAAAGCATTCTTCTCTCCTGGTCCCTTGCAGGCCCAAACGCTTCAACAAATCTTGAAGCGCGGCTCGCATATTTTTCACTCCTTGTAAAAGGCGCGCAGGCGGATGGAATTGATGCGACTGCGTATTCCAACGCCCTTTCCGAGTATGAGACCACCTACCAAAATTCCCGCATCCAACCCCTTGCAATACGCCACCTTCAAAACCAACTGGAGCTTTCAATAGAAAGCCTGTCCGACCAGCTTAACCTTGAATATGCTCCGTTGTCTGAAAAATTCCTGGTGCTTGAAAACCAGGCAGCTTTCTTCCCAAATCTCAATCAGGAATTTGATTCAGTGTCAAACTGGTTTGCATCAGGCAAGCCAAACCTTGCTTTGGTTGCCGGGAAAAGAAAATCAGTGGAGGCTAATCTTCTGGAACTTTCGGCAAAGATTGAAGCCCAAAAACCGCAGGTCCTCTCATCATTCATGCAGAAAACAGTTTCTGTCCAGGATTTTGAGCCAAAAACATATTCAAACGAGCCTGCGCTTTTCAAGACGCAAGTTTCCGTTTCAAATCCGACCAGCCTTGTTTTTTATGGCGGCCAGCCTCAGCAAAACCAACAGGTCTTGACCACGGACGGCATTCAAAAACGGAAAGTCGAGGTCCTTTTCACCTCCCAAACCCCATACCAATCTTCAGACCTTCGCTTCAAATCAGATGGCATAGTTGGCATTGAGCGCCTGCAGCCAGCCAAAAGTGGCGGTGTTGTTTCGGCAGGCCGCCAACCGCAATTTGCAATCTATCTTGACAAAATCGGGGCGCACGAAAACAATCGGCTTGAGCTGGCCGGCAACTTCACTCCGCTTCTTGCATATGTCTCATCAAAAACATCACAAATCAGAAAGGAGCAGGCACAGGTATCCCAAGTTGTGGAACTAAGGCCGGACTTTCCACTTGCCCGCCCGCATCTGAGGCTTCAGGTGCCAAACTCCACAACCGCAGTGTCAGCAACCTTAGATAATCGGGAGCTTGGCACTATTATTGAAAGCTCATCCCAAGCAGGCTTGCCCTCAACATTTGCCATAGTCACCCTCCCGCAGCTTGAACAACAATCCTATAAGGCAAGGTTCAGCTACCAAATTGACAATCCGTTTTCAGTCCAAATCACCAACACCACGGTATCAGCTTTGCAAAACGGCCTTCAGCTCTCCACTACAGCCACGATTTTTGGGATTAAGGAGGACTTTGAAAACATTGAGGTTTCGATACCTGCATTTGTTTCAACCAGCTCAAATGTCAAAATCAGCCCCCTTGGGCAAGATACAGAAGTCTCTGGCGTCAAAGTTTCAAACCCAGGCGGCCTTGGCACCGTCTCATTCCTGCTTCTAAATCCAAAAAAAGGGCGCACATACAGCCTTAAAATCACGGGCGCCTCAACCGATGCGGCAAACTTCACATCAGACTATCTTGCTGCCGCAAGGCTTTCCTTATCCTCAAAAAATACAACATCAAAATATATGCGGGGCATAGAGGCTGCCCAAGCCCTCTATGACTCCGGGGATGTCCTGCAGGCGGCAAGGCTTGCATATGAAACAATCTCAAAAGCGCAAGCAGAATCGGAAAAGCTCGGGGGCTTCAAGGAATCATTTGACACGGGCTACAATAAGACAAGGGGGAGACTAGACTCGGCAAACCAGGCATATCTTGTCTTGGCAAAAGCGTCAAACTCCGATTCCAAACAAATCCCCAGCCAGGTTTCCAAGGCCTTGCTGCTTCTTGATACTGCGGCAGAAAAATATTCTGAAGGGGATTTTGAAGGTGCAGAGGAGTCGCGCCGCCTTGCCCAGGGGGTTATCTCGAAAATCGACGTTTCTGAATTCGAGCACCAAGCCCTAATCCAGGCAGACGGGCAAAACGAGAGAGAGCTTGCATCAGAAGAAAAGCTTTTCGGGCCTGGGTCTGCCCAGTTCAAAATCATTTCAAATCTTCGAGCCGGCCTGAAAAGCCAAATCAGGCACGGCCTGCAGCTTGTGCAATACGGCCAGCCATCAGATACAACCGGCATTTACCTGCAGCTTGAGAATATATCTGCAATTTCAAAAGACGCACAAAACCAAATGCAGGCACAGGCGTACTTGCTTGCAGCCAACGCCTCGTCAAGCATTGCCAGGGCAAACGGGGCGCTTTCAAAACTTGCAAAGGAAAAAACCGTTCTTTCAAGAAGCAGGACAGTGCGGCTTTCACTTGACATTGAAAAAGCCCAAAGTTCGCTTTCAAGAGCCTCAAAGGCGCTTGAAAAAATCCCGGACAAGCAATCCGGCAGGCAAATCAGCCTTGAGTCGGCGCAGCAGGCCGCATTTGCCAACCAAGAGGCGTCGTCAACATTATCTTCAGTTTTAGGGCAGCTGTCTCGCTTAGAAAAAGCGGCAGATGAAAAAAGCCTGGATGCCCAGGCCTTGACAATCCTTGCAATGAACATGTCCTATGGAAAGGGGCCGGAGTTTGAAGCTAAGGCAAAACAGGCCAATGATTTGGCTGCCCAGGCCAGAAGCCGGCTTGAAGAGGGAAACTTTGCAGAATCCATAATAGCTTCGGAAAGCTCGATAAAAAGCTCAAACGAGCTGATACTTGCAGCTGGAAGCAAAAAGCAGGACAGCCTGGCAGTGCCAATTGCAGCAGTTGTGGCGCTTATTGTTGTTTTGTGTGCCGCCTATTATCTCAAGACACGGGGAAGACAGTCCAAAGCCATAGCCAAAAACCAACACACCCTGCAATCCAGCCAACAACACAGTCAAAGCCGCGTGTTTTCTTTTGGGCTTGGGGGCAGGCCACCATCTGAAAATGAGGCGGCAAAAAAAACCCTCCGAAAACTTGAGGACGATTGAATCGCAACCCACGATAGTTGCAATCTTCGCTTTGCCGCAAGCTACTGCAAGCACTGATTTGCTGCAGCCGGTCTGGCAAGTCTTACATGCGTTTCTATTACCTACAACCCCCTTCCAATTCCTTCCAATTATGGCAATCTTTTTAAACTACCCCGATGATACTAATTCACACTTCCTAGGAGGATGATAAAATGAATTTGAAAAAGTTGGTATACGCACCGCTTGTGGCAATATTCTTG is part of the Candidatus Parvarchaeota archaeon genome and harbors:
- a CDS encoding DHH family phosphoesterase, with protein sequence MQGGEGGFFEKCAEVAAYARSFTSPTIVHHYDCDGITSGSIAALGLKKDGKFPKMVTLRKLDDQIVNELFCDKNEIVFVDFGGGCKAIDQIKDAVVIDHHQTEGIATLQANPQLHGLDGGAEISAAGVAYFVFGQAEWLGVVGAVGDVQAPLHGLNGKLLEIGGKNKTVSRSNGLRLYGKGTRPLKQLLLYADDPYLPGISGNEEACSRIIESSGVEQVFGSAQRTYNDLNDEEKKKFVGNLVDALSQGRSQNVAQELFGESYQLDIYRYTPQLYEAAEFATLLNACGRNDKPQIGIGVCLGATGALQEAIGLLAAHRKNLQAGVTYGAKNIQDFGPFRLLDGRGVIDDGIIGVVAGMLMGGKGDRPMVALSLDKEGQVKVSGRAKKTSIDAGINLGAAMKAAALKAGGVGGGHAQAAGCTIPNDNVDAFLATIGGVFRSQANQDYKE